In Alteromonas naphthalenivorans, one DNA window encodes the following:
- the xseA gene encoding exodeoxyribonuclease VII large subunit, with amino-acid sequence MFTSSPSTSRQILTVTKLNRLARTVLESEVGLIWLSAEISNFVSAASGHWYFTLKDNKAQVRAAMFKNTNRGVKQRPKEGDKVLVRASVGIYEARGDYQLVIEHMESDGEGALQQAYEALKAKLNAEGLFSIDRKRPMPEVINRIGVITSSTGAALHDVLSVLKRRSPQTEVIVYPSMVQGETAPNQLINALRTANQRNEVDALLLTRGGGSLEDLWCFNNENLAREIAESQLPLISAVGHEVDFTIADFVADLRAPTPSAAAEILSQDTNALSESLVQYKQRLTRAMLQKLSHLAQQHKLQHQRLQSVHPQSKIQNQWQALDRLQLRLSHAINNKLAIENKRFESVDNRLARQNPTVRVNQAKARMIQTHKALCNNMKQLVNSKQQAFAAKVGLLQSVSPLSTLSRGYSITMSSGKAVTSVDTVKENDILMSRVTDGEITSKIVEIRRHQ; translated from the coding sequence ATGTTTACATCTTCACCCTCTACATCGCGACAAATTTTAACAGTTACTAAGCTAAATCGGCTCGCTCGTACCGTGCTTGAAAGCGAGGTAGGACTCATATGGTTATCCGCTGAAATATCTAATTTTGTGAGTGCCGCTTCCGGTCATTGGTACTTCACACTAAAAGATAACAAGGCACAAGTGCGCGCTGCCATGTTTAAAAATACGAATCGTGGTGTGAAACAGCGCCCTAAAGAAGGCGATAAAGTGCTCGTAAGGGCATCTGTAGGTATTTACGAAGCCCGTGGCGACTACCAGCTTGTGATAGAGCATATGGAGAGCGACGGCGAAGGTGCCCTGCAGCAAGCCTATGAAGCGTTAAAAGCAAAACTTAACGCTGAAGGTTTGTTCAGTATTGACCGCAAGCGCCCCATGCCTGAGGTTATTAATCGAATTGGTGTTATAACCTCATCAACAGGCGCGGCACTGCATGACGTACTTAGTGTATTGAAACGCCGTAGCCCGCAAACGGAGGTCATTGTTTATCCTTCCATGGTGCAAGGTGAAACCGCGCCTAATCAGCTTATTAACGCCCTTCGCACTGCGAATCAACGAAATGAAGTAGATGCACTTTTGCTAACCCGTGGTGGTGGCTCGTTAGAAGATTTATGGTGTTTTAACAATGAAAACCTTGCTAGAGAAATTGCCGAGTCGCAATTACCGTTAATCAGCGCCGTTGGGCATGAAGTTGATTTTACTATTGCTGATTTTGTTGCCGATTTACGCGCCCCTACCCCTTCGGCAGCCGCGGAAATATTGAGCCAAGACACGAACGCGCTCAGCGAGAGCTTAGTTCAGTATAAGCAGCGCTTAACCCGTGCCATGCTTCAAAAACTTAGTCATTTAGCTCAGCAACATAAACTTCAGCACCAACGTTTGCAGTCAGTGCATCCGCAAAGCAAAATACAAAATCAGTGGCAAGCCCTCGACAGACTACAATTGCGTTTAAGCCATGCTATTAACAATAAACTCGCTATCGAAAATAAACGGTTTGAGTCTGTCGATAATCGCTTAGCGCGACAAAACCCCACGGTGCGTGTGAATCAAGCTAAAGCGCGCATGATACAAACCCATAAAGCGCTATGTAACAACATGAAGCAGTTAGTAAATAGTAAACAACAAGCTTTTGCTGCAAAAGTGGGTTTATTGCAGTCTGTTAGTCCGCTTTCTACATTGTCGCGAGGCTACAGTATTACGATGTCGAGCGGAAAGGCAGTTACCTCTGTAGATACCGTTAAAGAAAACGATATACTTATGTCTCGAGTGACTGATGGAGAAATAACCAGTAAAATAGTGGAAATTCGTCGTCATCAATAA
- the guaB gene encoding IMP dehydrogenase: protein MLRIIQEALTFDDVLLVPGHSTVLPHTAKLQTRLTRGVTLNIPMVSAAMDTVSEARLAIALAQEGGIGFIHKNMEPAQQAKHVREVKKYESGVVSDPVTVAKDATIGEVITLSKRLGYSGFPVTDHQNNLIGIVTGRDLRFEKRLELPISNVMTGKDDLVTVKEGASSDQVLDLMHEHRIEKILVVDDAFKLTGLITVKDFQKAENKPNACKDSLGRLRVGAAVSVGPGTDERIQLLVEAGVDVLLIDTSHGHSQGVIDRVKKVRSDYPDVQIIAGNVATGDGAKALADAGVDAVKVGIGPGSICTTRIVTGCGVPQITAVSDAVDALAGTDIPVIADGGIRFSGDIAKALAAGASCVMVGSMLAGTEEAPGEVELYQGRYFKSYRGMGSLGAMNQNHGSSDRYFQESNNAEKLVPEGIEGRVAYKGPIANIIHQQMGGLRSAMGLTGCGSIDELRTKAQFVRVTSAGMGESHVHDVSITKEAPNYRLG from the coding sequence ATGCTACGAATCATCCAAGAAGCCCTGACGTTCGACGATGTGTTGCTGGTTCCCGGCCACTCGACAGTTCTTCCTCATACTGCCAAACTTCAAACTCGTCTAACTCGTGGTGTCACGTTAAATATCCCTATGGTATCTGCGGCGATGGACACCGTCTCTGAAGCACGCCTAGCGATTGCACTTGCTCAAGAGGGCGGCATCGGCTTTATTCACAAAAACATGGAACCTGCGCAACAGGCAAAGCATGTTCGTGAAGTGAAAAAGTACGAAAGTGGTGTGGTTTCTGACCCCGTTACGGTTGCTAAAGATGCCACTATCGGCGAAGTTATTACCCTTTCTAAGCGTCTAGGTTACTCTGGTTTTCCGGTAACCGATCATCAAAATAATTTAATTGGTATCGTGACTGGTCGAGATTTACGTTTCGAAAAGCGCCTAGAACTACCAATCAGTAATGTGATGACGGGTAAAGACGACCTTGTTACTGTTAAAGAAGGTGCAAGTTCAGACCAAGTACTCGATCTTATGCATGAACACCGCATTGAAAAAATTCTTGTGGTTGATGATGCGTTCAAGCTTACTGGTCTTATTACAGTTAAAGATTTCCAAAAAGCAGAAAATAAACCGAATGCCTGTAAAGATTCATTGGGTCGATTACGTGTTGGTGCAGCAGTTAGCGTTGGGCCAGGTACTGATGAGCGTATTCAACTTTTAGTTGAAGCCGGTGTAGATGTTTTACTTATCGATACCTCTCATGGTCATTCACAAGGTGTTATTGACCGCGTTAAGAAAGTGCGCAGTGATTATCCTGATGTCCAAATTATTGCCGGTAACGTAGCAACAGGTGATGGTGCAAAAGCACTGGCCGATGCAGGCGTTGATGCAGTTAAAGTTGGTATAGGCCCAGGTTCAATTTGTACTACTCGTATAGTGACCGGTTGTGGTGTACCACAAATTACTGCGGTATCTGATGCGGTAGATGCACTTGCAGGTACAGACATTCCGGTTATTGCCGATGGCGGTATTCGATTCTCTGGTGATATCGCGAAAGCGCTTGCTGCTGGCGCAAGCTGCGTAATGGTAGGTAGCATGTTAGCGGGAACAGAAGAAGCGCCAGGTGAAGTTGAACTTTACCAAGGTCGTTACTTTAAATCGTATCGCGGTATGGGATCGCTTGGTGCAATGAACCAAAACCACGGTTCATCTGACCGTTATTTTCAAGAATCAAATAATGCAGAAAAGCTTGTACCTGAAGGTATTGAAGGTCGCGTAGCCTATAAAGGGCCTATTGCGAATATCATCCATCAGCAAATGGGCGGGCTACGCTCAGCCATGGGGCTTACCGGCTGTGGCAGTATTGACGAGCTTCGCACAAAAGCGCAGTTTGTTCGTGTTACCTCTGCAGGTATGGGCGAGTCACACGTCCATGATGTTAGCATTACTAAAGAAGCGCCGAACTACCGTTTAGGCTAG
- the guaA gene encoding glutamine-hydrolyzing GMP synthase: MTTNIHDQRILILDFGSQYTQLIARRVREIGVYCELWAWDVTEEQIREFNPDGIILSGGPESVPEENSPRAPEYVFEAGVPVFGICYGMQTMAAQLGGGVLGSDKREFGYAQVEIIKPTSLLSHIEDSIGENGNALLDVWMSHGDKVSAVPEGFETIAQTASCPHAAMYNEEKQFYGVQFHPEVTHTKQGMRLLSHFVLDVCKCEKLWTADAIIEDAITRIQKKVGDDRVILGLSGGVDSSVTAMLLHRAIGENLTCVFVDNGLLRLNEADQVMEMFGDHFGLNIIRVDAEERFLGRLKDIEDPELKRKAIGNEFVRVFDEEAGKLANAKWLAQGTIYPDVIESAGSATGKAHVIKSHHNVGGLPEDMALGLVEPLRELFKDEVRKIGLELGLPYDMLYRHPFPGPGLGVRVLGEVKKEYCDLLRRADAIFIEELYNADLYQKVSQAFTVFLPVRSVGVMGDARKYDWVVSLRAVETIDFMTAHWAHLPYDFLGKVSNRIINEIDGISRVVYDISGKPPATIEWE; the protein is encoded by the coding sequence ATGACCACAAATATCCACGACCAACGCATTCTTATTTTAGATTTTGGTTCACAGTATACGCAGCTTATCGCACGTCGTGTACGTGAAATAGGCGTTTATTGTGAGCTTTGGGCTTGGGACGTGACCGAAGAACAAATTCGAGAATTTAACCCCGATGGTATCATTTTATCTGGCGGTCCTGAGTCAGTGCCTGAGGAAAACTCTCCACGCGCCCCGGAATATGTATTCGAAGCTGGTGTGCCTGTTTTTGGTATTTGTTACGGCATGCAAACCATGGCAGCGCAACTGGGTGGTGGTGTTTTAGGCTCAGACAAGCGAGAGTTTGGTTATGCGCAAGTAGAAATTATTAAACCAACGTCTTTACTTAGCCATATTGAAGACAGTATTGGCGAGAATGGTAATGCATTGCTCGACGTGTGGATGAGTCATGGTGACAAGGTATCTGCGGTTCCTGAGGGATTTGAAACCATCGCGCAAACAGCATCCTGCCCCCATGCTGCTATGTATAACGAAGAAAAGCAATTTTATGGCGTTCAGTTTCACCCTGAAGTTACTCATACTAAACAGGGCATGCGTTTACTAAGTCATTTTGTTTTAGATGTGTGTAAGTGCGAAAAACTATGGACTGCTGATGCCATTATCGAAGATGCCATTACGCGTATCCAGAAGAAGGTAGGCGACGATCGCGTTATTCTGGGTTTATCGGGTGGTGTCGATTCATCGGTTACTGCCATGCTGCTTCATCGTGCTATCGGTGAGAACCTTACCTGTGTGTTTGTAGACAATGGTTTGCTTCGCTTAAACGAAGCTGACCAAGTGATGGAAATGTTTGGTGACCATTTTGGTCTCAATATTATCCGTGTTGACGCAGAAGAGCGCTTCTTAGGACGCTTAAAGGATATTGAAGATCCAGAGCTTAAGCGTAAAGCCATTGGTAATGAATTTGTCCGAGTATTCGACGAAGAAGCTGGAAAGCTGGCCAATGCGAAATGGCTAGCGCAGGGCACTATCTATCCTGATGTTATTGAATCAGCCGGTTCAGCAACAGGTAAAGCCCACGTGATTAAGTCTCACCATAATGTTGGTGGCTTGCCAGAAGATATGGCGCTAGGTTTGGTTGAGCCATTACGTGAATTGTTTAAAGATGAAGTACGCAAAATCGGTCTTGAACTCGGTTTACCGTACGACATGCTTTATCGCCACCCATTCCCAGGGCCTGGTTTAGGTGTACGTGTGCTTGGTGAAGTGAAAAAAGAGTATTGTGATTTACTACGCCGCGCAGACGCTATTTTCATTGAAGAATTATATAACGCCGATTTATATCAGAAAGTGAGCCAAGCTTTTACCGTGTTTTTGCCTGTACGCTCTGTGGGCGTTATGGGTGATGCCCGTAAATACGATTGGGTTGTATCACTACGCGCGGTAGAAACTATCGACTTTATGACGGCACATTGGGCGCACTTACCATACGACTTCTTAGGTAAAGTATCGAATCGTATTATTAATGAAATTGATGGTATTTCCCGCGTCGTTTACGACATATCAGGTAAACCCCCAGCTACGATTGAGTGGGAATAA
- a CDS encoding methyl-accepting chemotaxis protein has protein sequence MFNYTSISRLVITPVLASLCLLVFLNAASIYKSFSLLSSFESLEHTLVQAERDVNATLNTFKTQVQEWKNTLLRGHDDDDREKYWSRFQKREAEIKQQFSQMLSNPVVSDKAKADIRKFQTAHAYMAEKYREGYAAFIASGLDPKVGDSYVRGIDREPAKLLESIADEIAHQSELAITDLKNGTRRMLWLILLAAIALSLLSVTYVISRLRTQVINPTREVAACISNLATSQYDYSLTYSSGHELGILADSARALQSKLKASVTQLHQTESEMERAFVALGDVGQSIMDGAVEQRDASLSLDATTDKLKGIVQNLVAITDQVAVATKNSEDNVASCYSTFERANAGFKQLAKTVTESSDIVSDLQSRSKNILKVVNVINEIADQTNLLALNAAIEAARAGEHGRGFAVVADEVRALAAKTQQSTKEINDILSSFEAEARGAVLAMEEGKQLSDSNATEAGTALQTLNNVVEDIKETASVVVALNEAADEQEAVLSQVESIIANVVASSDRYHKLAQRDDMAQSMKSMSDNVEKVVNSLTR, from the coding sequence GTGTTCAATTATACCAGTATCAGTCGATTAGTAATTACCCCTGTGCTTGCGAGCTTATGTTTATTGGTATTTTTAAACGCCGCATCTATTTATAAATCTTTTTCGCTGTTGAGCAGTTTCGAATCACTAGAGCATACACTTGTTCAGGCAGAACGAGACGTAAACGCAACGTTAAATACCTTCAAAACCCAGGTTCAGGAGTGGAAAAATACACTGCTGCGAGGGCATGACGACGACGACCGCGAAAAGTACTGGTCTCGCTTCCAAAAGCGGGAAGCTGAGATAAAGCAGCAATTCAGCCAAATGCTGTCGAACCCTGTAGTGAGTGATAAAGCCAAAGCGGATATTCGAAAGTTCCAAACGGCGCACGCCTATATGGCTGAAAAGTATCGAGAAGGCTATGCGGCTTTTATAGCATCGGGTTTAGATCCGAAAGTAGGGGATAGCTACGTTCGCGGTATTGACCGAGAACCTGCGAAGTTACTAGAAAGTATTGCCGATGAAATAGCACATCAATCTGAGCTAGCCATTACTGATTTGAAAAACGGTACGCGAAGGATGTTATGGCTGATTTTGCTTGCTGCTATCGCGCTGTCACTGCTATCTGTTACCTATGTAATTAGTCGTCTTCGCACGCAGGTAATTAACCCTACCCGTGAAGTGGCTGCATGCATTTCTAATCTAGCTACTAGTCAGTACGATTACTCGCTGACGTATTCAAGTGGGCACGAGCTTGGCATTTTGGCTGACTCTGCCAGAGCATTACAAAGCAAGTTAAAAGCCTCGGTTACCCAGTTGCATCAAACTGAATCAGAAATGGAGCGCGCTTTTGTTGCCCTTGGCGACGTGGGGCAGTCAATTATGGATGGTGCGGTAGAGCAGCGCGATGCTTCACTCTCTTTAGATGCCACCACAGATAAATTAAAAGGTATAGTGCAGAACTTGGTCGCCATTACCGACCAAGTGGCTGTGGCTACCAAAAATTCAGAGGATAACGTAGCAAGTTGTTATTCAACTTTTGAGCGGGCGAATGCAGGGTTCAAACAACTAGCAAAAACGGTAACAGAGTCGAGTGACATTGTCAGCGACCTTCAAAGCCGCAGTAAGAATATTCTTAAAGTGGTTAACGTTATCAATGAGATTGCCGATCAAACCAACTTATTGGCTTTGAATGCTGCAATTGAAGCTGCTAGGGCAGGAGAACATGGTAGAGGTTTTGCCGTGGTGGCAGATGAAGTGCGGGCGTTAGCAGCTAAAACACAGCAATCAACGAAAGAAATAAACGATATTCTTAGTAGCTTTGAAGCAGAAGCCCGTGGAGCCGTTCTGGCCATGGAAGAAGGTAAACAGCTTTCAGACAGCAATGCGACTGAAGCTGGTACTGCATTGCAAACCTTAAATAACGTGGTTGAGGATATTAAAGAAACGGCGAGTGTAGTGGTTGCCCTTAATGAAGCCGCAGACGAACAAGAAGCAGTGTTGTCGCAGGTGGAAAGTATTATTGCGAACGTGGTGGCATCGTCCGACCGCTATCATAAATTGGCACAACGTGATGACATGGCACAGTCGATGAAAAGCATGTCAGACAATGTGGAAAAAGTGGTGAACAGTTTAACCCGCTAA
- a CDS encoding histone deacetylase encodes MIPLVFHPIYSQLSLPERHRFPIDKYQGIRNALSSHGVADSVFHTPSPLAITELECHFDKDYVQQLTSGTLDKKAMRRIGFPWSDQLIERTLTAVAGTCLTAELAIKHGKALNLTGGYHHAFSDFGSGFCLFNDLFLAAKAMQKFSGIDNVLIIDFDVHQGDGTAKLTQYDNSIFTVSVHGEKNFPYRKQHSNIDIGMAKGCEDDEYLNAVQETLAMVAMQFQADAIIYDAGVDIHINDDLGLLNITTEGVSARDDMAFAFAERMGIPIAAVIGGGYQRDIDALVEVHLQLYKAAGVI; translated from the coding sequence ATGATCCCATTGGTATTCCATCCTATTTATAGCCAACTTAGCCTACCTGAACGCCATCGTTTCCCCATTGATAAATACCAGGGCATTCGAAACGCGTTATCGTCTCACGGTGTTGCTGATAGTGTATTTCACACTCCTTCACCGTTAGCGATAACGGAATTAGAGTGTCACTTCGACAAAGACTATGTTCAGCAGTTAACAAGCGGCACGTTAGATAAAAAAGCTATGCGTCGTATTGGCTTTCCTTGGTCCGATCAACTCATCGAACGCACGCTTACGGCAGTAGCTGGCACCTGTTTAACTGCTGAATTGGCCATAAAACATGGAAAGGCGTTAAATTTAACCGGAGGCTACCATCATGCTTTTTCAGATTTTGGATCGGGTTTTTGCTTATTTAACGATTTATTTCTTGCGGCGAAAGCCATGCAAAAATTTAGCGGTATAGACAATGTATTAATTATCGACTTTGATGTCCATCAGGGTGACGGTACCGCTAAGCTTACTCAATACGATAATAGTATTTTCACCGTGTCAGTTCATGGTGAGAAAAACTTCCCTTATCGAAAGCAGCATTCAAACATCGATATAGGCATGGCGAAGGGCTGTGAAGATGACGAATACTTAAATGCGGTGCAAGAAACGCTCGCCATGGTTGCTATGCAATTTCAAGCAGATGCCATTATCTATGACGCTGGTGTAGATATTCACATCAATGATGACTTGGGCTTATTAAACATCACGACTGAAGGCGTTAGCGCCCGAGACGATATGGCTTTTGCGTTCGCTGAACGTATGGGCATACCCATTGCGGCGGTTATTGGGGGCGGGTATCAGCGTGACATAGATGCGTTAGTAGAAGTTCATCTTCAACTTTATAAAGCAGCTGGCGTCATTTAA
- a CDS encoding phospholipase A: MSVFKPFLILAAVSLCSINALAQESAQDEQESDIEVIDIIKRDTTTESALDNRMEGDKEAIDNVFAITQHRQNYLLPMSYITNPNSNGNEELTEENVDKKEAKFQVSVKLPLYLEDTGFDGIYLGFTLTSFWQLYNSEVSKPFRETNYEPEIFWQETADYSVLGYKFNTFQLGFNHTSNGQSGLSSRSWNRIFASVVFSDQDDIYYLKTWYRIPEDDKADPLDPTGDDNPDIENYYGRMEFGYGRKLGNFKVMALLRNNLNLGNNRGSIQLDLTYPLTDRYELLFQYFNGYGDSLIDYNRSQERVGLGFQLLFL; this comes from the coding sequence GTGTCAGTGTTTAAGCCATTTTTAATATTGGCTGCAGTCAGTCTGTGCAGCATAAATGCGCTTGCCCAAGAAAGCGCGCAAGATGAACAAGAGAGTGATATTGAAGTTATTGATATCATTAAACGAGATACCACAACAGAAAGTGCGCTCGATAATCGTATGGAAGGTGATAAGGAAGCAATTGATAACGTTTTTGCTATTACCCAGCATAGACAAAACTATTTACTTCCTATGAGTTACATTACCAATCCAAATTCGAACGGAAATGAAGAGCTCACAGAAGAAAATGTTGATAAAAAAGAAGCCAAGTTCCAGGTTAGTGTAAAGCTGCCTCTTTATTTGGAAGACACTGGATTTGATGGTATTTACCTCGGTTTTACCCTCACCTCATTTTGGCAGTTATATAATAGCGAAGTGTCAAAACCCTTTAGAGAAACTAATTACGAACCAGAGATATTTTGGCAAGAAACGGCAGACTACTCTGTTTTAGGGTATAAATTTAATACCTTTCAATTAGGGTTTAACCATACGTCTAACGGACAGAGTGGCCTTAGTTCTAGAAGTTGGAACCGTATTTTCGCCTCTGTTGTGTTTAGTGACCAAGACGATATTTATTATTTAAAAACCTGGTATCGTATTCCTGAAGACGACAAAGCAGACCCGCTTGATCCTACCGGTGATGATAATCCAGATATCGAAAACTATTATGGTCGTATGGAATTCGGTTATGGGCGTAAGCTTGGCAATTTCAAAGTGATGGCATTGCTTCGAAATAACCTTAACTTAGGGAATAACCGAGGTAGCATTCAGCTTGATTTAACCTATCCGCTTACCGACCGTTATGAATTATTGTTTCAATATTTTAACGGCTACGGCGACTCGCTCATTGATTACAACCGCTCTCAAGAACGAGTAGGACTAGGCTTTCAGCTACTTTTCCTATAA
- a CDS encoding MBL fold metallo-hydrolase, whose product MRLTFYGVRGSIPTPGEAYARYGGNTACVHIELADGTDIVLDSGTGIRLLGNKLRSKDTPIHLLLSHNHWDHIQGFPFFSPIFQKDRDIYIYPGQTTLPEHDQILRQMDGSTFPVPVSALQSKLHLTIIPPEQDIWEIGTATIRRIPINHPGKGSAYSIEEKGIKIAYITDNELYPPYNKETDFLTFVDFARNADVIIHDAQYMMSDMPAKTGWGHSVAEEAVKLAMASNSKKLALYSHDPDRTDEDIDKLVEHCMDYITIAESNLEIFASAEGQLLDFTH is encoded by the coding sequence ATGCGGTTAACATTTTACGGCGTGAGAGGCTCTATTCCTACTCCTGGAGAAGCCTATGCACGCTATGGTGGTAATACCGCATGCGTTCACATTGAATTAGCCGATGGCACCGATATTGTGCTTGATTCGGGAACGGGTATCAGGCTGTTGGGGAACAAACTTCGCAGCAAAGATACGCCTATTCACTTGTTGCTCAGCCACAATCACTGGGATCACATACAAGGTTTTCCATTCTTCAGCCCTATCTTTCAAAAAGACCGAGATATCTATATTTACCCAGGGCAAACGACATTGCCCGAACACGATCAGATTTTAAGGCAAATGGACGGCTCAACGTTTCCTGTCCCTGTCAGTGCGTTACAGTCAAAACTCCATCTAACCATTATCCCGCCAGAGCAAGATATTTGGGAGATTGGTACTGCTACCATTCGCCGAATCCCTATTAATCACCCTGGTAAGGGTAGCGCCTATAGTATTGAAGAAAAAGGCATAAAAATCGCCTACATTACTGACAACGAACTCTACCCGCCGTATAATAAAGAAACCGACTTTTTAACGTTTGTCGATTTTGCTAGAAACGCAGACGTTATTATTCATGATGCACAATATATGATGTCCGATATGCCGGCTAAAACTGGGTGGGGCCATTCGGTTGCTGAAGAAGCCGTAAAACTTGCCATGGCGAGCAATTCAAAAAAATTAGCGCTATACAGCCATGATCCAGATCGTACAGATGAGGATATTGATAAGCTGGTTGAACACTGCATGGATTACATCACTATTGCAGAATCGAACCTAGAAATATTTGCATCAGCGGAAGGCCAGTTACTGGATTTCACTCATTAA
- a CDS encoding proline--tRNA ligase, producing the protein MRTSQYLLATQKETPADAEVISHQLMLRAGMIRKLASGLYTWLPTGLRVLNKVANIVREEMNKAGGVEVLMPVVQPADLWEESGRWEEYGPELLRIKDRHQRDFVLGPTHEEVITSLVRNEISSYKQLPINLYQIQTKFRDEVRPRFGIMRGREFTMKDAYSFHLDDTCLDKTYQTMYEAYGNIFNRMGLDYRAVIADSGSIGGNHSHEFHVLAESGEDAIAFASDSDYAANVEMAATAMPEKQQASGAAAEVVSGKASDSALSIYVVKGETEEESTTEQWVVLVLRAEHELNDVKAEKVTGVASPLVIASEEKATEILGAHPAFVNPNDITLPMHVDFSAAALADFVCGAGENGQITKDANWTVDIQTADLRNIVAGDASPDGNGTIEIKRGIEVGHIFQLGSKYSEAMNCGVLSETGKHQTLTMGCYGIGVSRIVAAAIEQNHDKYGIMWPDPIAPFKIALIPMNMHKSHRIKEAAEALYEQLIALGIDVLFDDRKERPGVMFNDMELIGIPHSIVIGERNLDNQQIEYKNRRTGEKQLLDLDSAKDFVVSL; encoded by the coding sequence ATGCGCACTAGTCAATATTTACTTGCCACGCAGAAAGAAACTCCGGCCGATGCTGAGGTTATCAGCCACCAGTTAATGTTACGTGCTGGTATGATAAGAAAACTGGCTTCAGGCCTTTATACGTGGTTGCCAACTGGGCTTCGCGTACTGAATAAAGTGGCAAACATCGTTCGTGAAGAAATGAACAAAGCAGGCGGTGTAGAAGTGTTAATGCCAGTAGTCCAACCTGCTGACTTGTGGGAAGAGTCTGGCCGTTGGGAAGAATATGGCCCAGAGTTACTGCGCATTAAAGACCGCCACCAGCGAGACTTTGTGCTAGGTCCTACACATGAAGAAGTAATCACATCGTTAGTTAGAAACGAAATCAGTAGTTACAAACAACTGCCAATTAATCTTTATCAAATTCAAACTAAATTCCGTGATGAAGTACGTCCTCGCTTTGGCATTATGCGTGGTCGTGAGTTCACCATGAAAGATGCTTACAGCTTCCACTTAGACGATACGTGTTTAGATAAAACTTACCAAACAATGTATGAAGCCTATGGAAATATCTTCAATCGCATGGGCTTAGACTACCGTGCGGTTATTGCAGATTCAGGCTCAATTGGTGGAAACCATTCCCATGAATTCCACGTCCTTGCCGAGTCTGGTGAAGATGCCATTGCCTTTGCAAGCGACAGCGACTACGCCGCAAACGTTGAAATGGCGGCTACTGCAATGCCAGAAAAACAACAAGCTTCAGGCGCAGCAGCAGAAGTCGTAAGTGGTAAAGCTTCAGATAGCGCACTTAGCATTTATGTTGTTAAAGGCGAAACGGAAGAAGAGAGCACAACTGAACAGTGGGTTGTATTAGTATTGCGCGCAGAACATGAGCTTAACGATGTTAAAGCGGAAAAAGTCACTGGCGTAGCTAGTCCGCTTGTTATAGCAAGTGAAGAAAAAGCCACTGAAATCTTAGGCGCTCATCCTGCTTTCGTTAACCCTAATGATATTACGCTGCCAATGCATGTCGATTTTAGTGCCGCAGCACTTGCTGATTTTGTTTGTGGTGCAGGCGAAAATGGCCAAATCACGAAAGATGCAAATTGGACTGTGGACATACAAACGGCAGATTTACGTAACATTGTGGCTGGTGATGCTTCACCAGACGGCAATGGTACTATAGAAATAAAGCGCGGCATTGAAGTGGGCCATATTTTCCAATTAGGTAGCAAATACTCAGAAGCGATGAATTGTGGTGTACTAAGCGAAACGGGTAAACATCAAACGCTTACCATGGGGTGTTATGGAATTGGTGTTTCACGTATTGTTGCGGCGGCTATTGAACAAAACCATGATAAATACGGCATCATGTGGCCTGATCCTATCGCGCCATTTAAAATTGCATTAATTCCAATGAATATGCATAAATCTCACCGTATCAAAGAAGCGGCTGAGGCACTGTACGAACAACTGATTGCGTTAGGTATAGACGTATTATTTGACGATCGTAAAGAACGCCCAGGTGTTATGTTCAATGACATGGAATTAATTGGTATACCTCATAGCATTGTTATCGGTGAGAGAAACCTCGACAATCAACAAATTGAATACAAAAACCGCCGTACAGGTGAAAAGCAATTATTAGATTTAGATTCGGCTAAAGACTTTGTTGTTAGTCTCTAA